A genomic segment from Thermoplasmatales archaeon encodes:
- a CDS encoding lysine--tRNA ligase, whose translation MHWADIVAEKLYEQKREHVLATAITPSGPIHVGNLREVLTTEAVYRALKERGGNAKLIYIGDTFDPLRKVYPFLPEDYEKYVGMPLSEIPCPCNGHASYAHHFLEPFLESIEKLGIKPVIYYAHELYGKGVYNDAIKTSLENSEKIRGILSSISGRDLPPSWAPVNIKCERCKKLAGELTSYDHPDLSYKCKSCGYEGVHDVRKGGIAKLPWRIDWPARWKIFGVTFEAFGKDHAAAGSSWDTGKVISKEVFGYEPPMPLVYEFINLKGKGAMHGSTGIAISAEEALKIIPPEAFRFLFMKYEPHRHIDFDATYGIINLMDEYDKYEKAYFEGEGEFKEFKRVYELSQPYEIAKRKPITIPYLHLAIVAQIGKNFEEVVEILKRKHDLREFDLERLKERYEKISYWLKKYAPDEIKFELVENYPSLELSDEDKKFLDALIKNFETLEWEAEKIHSMIHETAKNNNFSARRAFELIYLITLAKTRGPRAGYFLQSLGKEFILNRMKNYLNIA comes from the coding sequence GTGCATTGGGCGGATATAGTGGCGGAAAAACTCTATGAGCAGAAAAGAGAGCATGTTTTAGCTACCGCTATAACTCCTTCTGGGCCGATTCATGTTGGAAATTTAAGAGAAGTGCTTACAACAGAGGCGGTTTATAGAGCACTAAAGGAGAGGGGAGGAAATGCAAAGCTTATATACATAGGAGATACCTTCGACCCTTTAAGAAAAGTTTATCCTTTCTTGCCCGAGGATTATGAAAAATATGTAGGGATGCCTTTATCAGAAATTCCATGTCCCTGCAACGGGCATGCCAGCTATGCCCATCATTTCCTTGAGCCATTTCTTGAGAGTATAGAAAAATTGGGAATTAAGCCAGTAATATATTATGCACATGAGCTCTATGGAAAAGGTGTTTATAATGATGCAATAAAAACATCTCTTGAAAATTCGGAAAAAATAAGAGGTATTTTATCAAGCATATCTGGCAGAGATTTGCCCCCCTCTTGGGCGCCGGTGAATATAAAATGCGAGAGATGTAAAAAACTTGCGGGAGAATTAACTTCTTATGATCATCCTGATTTAAGCTACAAATGCAAATCCTGTGGCTATGAAGGTGTTCATGATGTAAGGAAAGGAGGAATTGCAAAGCTTCCATGGCGAATTGACTGGCCTGCGAGATGGAAAATTTTTGGAGTAACTTTTGAGGCATTTGGAAAGGATCATGCTGCTGCTGGTAGCTCCTGGGATACAGGTAAGGTAATTTCAAAGGAAGTTTTTGGATACGAGCCGCCGATGCCCCTTGTTTATGAATTCATAAATTTAAAGGGAAAGGGGGCGATGCATGGCTCAACAGGCATAGCAATATCTGCGGAAGAAGCGCTAAAAATCATTCCACCTGAAGCCTTTCGTTTCCTCTTTATGAAATACGAGCCACATCGTCATATAGATTTCGATGCTACATATGGAATTATCAATCTTATGGATGAATATGATAAATATGAAAAAGCATATTTTGAGGGAGAAGGCGAGTTTAAGGAATTCAAAAGAGTTTATGAGCTTTCCCAGCCATATGAAATTGCAAAAAGAAAGCCAATTACAATACCCTATTTACATCTTGCAATTGTTGCACAGATAGGAAAAAATTTTGAGGAAGTTGTTGAAATACTGAAAAGAAAACATGATTTGCGGGAATTTGATCTGGAAAGATTGAAGGAGAGATATGAAAAAATAAGTTATTGGCTCAAAAAATATGCTCCAGATGAGATAAAATTTGAGCTTGTAGAAAATTATCCAAGTTTAGAGCTGAGTGATGAGGATAAAAAATTTTTAGATGCATTGATTAAAAATTTTGAAACCTTAGAATGGGAAGCAGAAAAAATACATTCCATGATTCATGAAACCGCAAAAAATAACAATTTTTCAGCAAGAAGAGCATTTGAGCTGATATATTTAATAACACTCGCAAAAACAAGAGGGCCGAGGGCTGGCTATTTCCTCCAGTCTCTTGGAAAAGAATTTATATTAAACAGGATGAAAAACTATTTAAATATTGCATAG
- a CDS encoding Mov34/MPN/PAD-1 family protein, protein MKMVKIEREEKKERKIAPPPSQILFHYPKDDIKRLIGEIYRERNLEEIGFSRNEKQFDYPFLDELNFYIKNEAFKKMVFHSYEMAKEEKEAMGFIIGDLFYWEEEYTIAFDIITAPLDSSSFNVKFKRDAFGEIFDKLDEIKGDYIIVGWYHSHPGYSSFMSGTDLDTQKNYFNKRFHASIVIDPINKEARAFRIINEECFEIPYAIFK, encoded by the coding sequence ATGAAGATGGTTAAAATAGAAAGAGAAGAAAAGAAAGAGAGGAAGATAGCTCCGCCTCCATCACAGATATTATTTCATTATCCGAAAGATGATATAAAAAGGCTAATTGGGGAAATATATAGGGAGAGAAATTTAGAAGAAATAGGATTTAGCAGGAATGAGAAGCAATTTGATTATCCTTTTCTGGATGAATTAAACTTTTACATAAAAAATGAGGCATTCAAGAAAATGGTTTTTCATTCATATGAAATGGCAAAAGAAGAAAAAGAGGCGATGGGATTCATAATAGGTGATTTATTTTACTGGGAGGAGGAATATACTATTGCATTTGATATAATAACCGCCCCTCTCGATTCTTCCTCATTTAATGTAAAATTCAAAAGAGATGCATTTGGAGAAATTTTTGATAAATTAGACGAGATAAAAGGAGATTATATAATAGTTGGATGGTATCACTCCCACCCAGGCTATTCCTCATTTATGTCAGGCACTGATTTAGATACTCAAAAAAATTATTTTAATAAAAGATTTCATGCATCAATTGTCATTGACCCGATTAATAAGGAGGCGAGGGCCTTTCGCATTATAAATGAAGAATGCTTTGAAATACCCTATGCAATATTTAAATAG
- a CDS encoding DUF99 family protein, with translation MKKEIRIIGIDDMPFSFNDSFTDIVGVVMRGGKYLEGVLKTTIEVDGKDATDKIIDMIQASGHRGQIKIIMINGVALGGFNIVDCEKLFNATDIPVITVARKKPNIDKIEEALKKHFDDWRERIDLINKGRTEEIKLRYPIYIKYFGIGKKSAIDAIKLSIIRGAIPEPIRVAHLIATGIKKGESRGRC, from the coding sequence ATGAAAAAAGAAATAAGAATAATCGGAATAGATGATATGCCTTTCTCATTTAATGATAGTTTCACTGATATTGTTGGGGTGGTTATGAGGGGCGGGAAATATCTTGAAGGTGTTTTGAAAACAACAATAGAGGTTGATGGGAAAGATGCAACAGATAAAATAATAGATATGATTCAGGCAAGCGGGCACAGAGGGCAGATAAAAATAATAATGATAAATGGCGTTGCTTTGGGTGGGTTTAATATAGTTGATTGTGAAAAATTATTCAATGCTACAGATATTCCTGTTATTACAGTTGCGAGGAAAAAGCCAAATATTGATAAAATAGAAGAAGCTTTAAAAAAGCATTTTGATGATTGGAGGGAGAGAATCGATTTGATAAATAAGGGAAGGACAGAGGAAATTAAATTGAGGTATCCTATATATATAAAATATTTTGGAATTGGAAAAAAATCTGCAATAGATGCAATAAAATTATCTATTATAAGAGGGGCAATTCCAGAACCAATAAGAGTTGCTCATTTAATAGCGACTGGAATAAAAAAAGGAGAATCAAGGGGTAGATGCTGA
- a CDS encoding sodium-dependent transporter — MERWSSKLGFVLAAIGSAVGIGNIWRFPSVVGQNGGGGFLFPYLIAVFMFALPLMILELAIGRGLRRNVVSSFEILGRKYMAVGWAIWLMVLMILSYYLVITGWTLGYFIFSLSGINISFDSFISSYQPIVYFFLSAVIVGVIISIGVRKGIEKIVKFMMPFSIIILLLLAFYSLTLSGFMEGIRFLFRPDFSVLKNPLVWASAFGQAFFSLSVGFGILITYGSYMDKNTNIPSSSIIITLADLSIAILAGFVIFPIVFTYGLHPGVGAELAFSTLPKGFEMMPFGQLMSALFFLTLFFVAITSAIAMMEMNSSVIIERKKISRKKASFILTIFVIILGLPSAMSYSNLNINFHGDRILDIMDKTIGTLALPLSGLMIALIFGWFFKKEILKEELNSNYWFLFVSLVTKFIPIILFVNIIFTILQIF, encoded by the coding sequence ATGGAAAGATGGTCATCTAAGCTCGGTTTTGTTCTAGCAGCAATTGGCTCTGCAGTTGGTATTGGGAATATATGGCGTTTTCCATCTGTTGTTGGGCAGAATGGAGGAGGTGGTTTTCTTTTTCCTTATCTTATTGCTGTTTTTATGTTTGCCCTTCCTCTTATGATACTCGAACTGGCTATAGGAAGAGGACTAAGAAGGAATGTTGTTTCATCCTTTGAAATATTAGGGAGAAAATATATGGCTGTTGGGTGGGCAATATGGCTTATGGTTTTGATGATTCTAAGTTATTATTTGGTTATAACAGGATGGACACTTGGATATTTTATTTTTTCATTGTCTGGTATAAATATTTCATTTGATAGTTTTATTTCATCATATCAACCTATTGTGTATTTCTTCTTATCCGCAGTCATAGTTGGCGTAATTATCTCTATAGGAGTAAGAAAAGGAATTGAAAAAATTGTAAAATTTATGATGCCATTTTCTATAATAATATTACTTCTACTGGCCTTTTACTCTCTAACCCTCTCAGGTTTTATGGAAGGAATCAGATTTCTTTTTAGACCAGATTTTAGTGTTTTAAAAAATCCTCTCGTATGGGCCTCCGCTTTTGGACAGGCATTTTTTTCACTTTCGGTGGGTTTCGGAATTCTTATTACTTACGGAAGCTATATGGACAAAAACACTAATATACCTTCTTCTTCCATCATAATAACTCTTGCAGACCTTTCCATTGCAATTTTAGCAGGATTTGTTATATTTCCAATTGTGTTCACATATGGATTGCATCCAGGTGTGGGAGCGGAACTCGCCTTTTCTACTCTTCCGAAAGGTTTTGAAATGATGCCTTTTGGTCAACTGATGTCTGCATTATTTTTCCTCACTCTATTCTTTGTGGCTATTACTTCAGCAATTGCAATGATGGAAATGAATTCTTCTGTAATAATTGAACGCAAAAAAATATCAAGAAAGAAAGCAAGTTTTATCTTAACAATTTTTGTAATTATTCTTGGTTTACCATCCGCTATGAGTTATAGCAATCTCAATATAAATTTCCATGGTGATAGAATCCTGGATATTATGGATAAAACAATAGGTACGTTAGCACTCCCATTATCTGGTTTGATGATTGCCCTTATTTTTGGCTGGTTTTTTAAAAAAGAAATTTTAAAGGAAGAGTTAAATTCTAATTACTGGTTTTTATTTGTTAGTTTGGTTACTAAATTTATCCCTATTATTCTTTTTGTAAATATTATTTTTACAATTTTACAGATTTTTTAG
- a CDS encoding class I SAM-dependent methyltransferase family protein: MLALVVKKSEAEKVKRMLYEKGLIDERRKVKRRDGEVELPLKDSAGLGNFNYEIIEQEEPVFKQPTPFEEIKKIIGKEDIPRKWEKIGDVLILNGINGNEEIARVYAEVLKCKSVVEDIGGIKGVKRIPCFKLVYGNSTETIHVENGIKYKLDVQKIMFSSGNIDERIRMAKVANKNEVVVDMFAGIGYFSLPIAVYGRARVYACEINKVAYNYLKENIILNEVFDLVTPLLGDCREVAPKNIANRIIMGYLNSFDFFEHSLKILNNEGVIHFHQKCKKEDFPDKIFDKLKKVAIKNGKKLEMILSKKIKSYAPGIIHGVIDLKVS; encoded by the coding sequence ATGCTTGCTCTAGTTGTTAAGAAAAGCGAGGCGGAAAAAGTTAAAAGAATGCTTTATGAAAAAGGGCTAATTGATGAAAGGAGGAAAGTAAAGAGAAGGGATGGAGAGGTAGAATTGCCTTTAAAAGATTCTGCGGGTTTGGGTAACTTTAATTATGAAATTATTGAGCAAGAAGAGCCAGTTTTTAAGCAACCCACTCCTTTTGAAGAGATTAAAAAAATAATAGGGAAGGAAGATATTCCAAGAAAATGGGAAAAGATAGGAGATGTTCTAATTTTAAATGGAATTAATGGGAATGAGGAAATTGCAAGAGTTTATGCAGAAGTGCTAAAATGTAAATCTGTTGTTGAGGATATTGGAGGAATAAAAGGAGTTAAAAGAATACCATGCTTCAAGCTTGTTTATGGAAATAGCACAGAAACAATTCATGTTGAAAATGGAATAAAATATAAGCTTGATGTTCAGAAGATAATGTTTTCTTCTGGAAATATTGATGAAAGGATAAGGATGGCAAAAGTGGCGAATAAAAATGAAGTGGTTGTTGATATGTTTGCTGGTATTGGCTACTTTAGCTTGCCAATTGCAGTTTATGGAAGAGCAAGGGTTTATGCATGTGAAATAAATAAAGTTGCATATAATTATCTAAAAGAGAATATAATTTTGAATGAAGTCTTTGATTTGGTTACTCCATTGCTAGGGGATTGTAGAGAAGTTGCTCCTAAAAATATAGCAAATCGCATTATAATGGGTTATCTCAACTCTTTTGATTTTTTTGAGCATTCTTTAAAAATTTTAAATAATGAAGGAGTGATTCATTTTCATCAGAAATGCAAGAAAGAGGATTTTCCAGATAAAATTTTTGATAAATTAAAGAAAGTTGCGATAAAAAATGGTAAAAAGCTTGAAATGATTTTATCAAAAAAGATAAAGTCATATGCTCCAGGAATAATACATGGAGTTATTGATTTAAAAGTTTCTTAA
- a CDS encoding winged helix-turn-helix transcriptional regulator: MMNMIEIPEKIKKEVNKKGGFEKIASMVEKKISKRFVSFIKTIANEKRLKIIYVLDKQRMCVCMLAKLTNSPYSKCSYHISKLKEEGIVKAKKLEILQYIH; this comes from the coding sequence ATGATGAATATGATTGAAATTCCTGAAAAAATTAAGAAAGAAGTGAATAAAAAAGGAGGATTTGAGAAAATTGCTTCAATGGTTGAGAAAAAAATTAGCAAGAGGTTTGTTAGTTTTATAAAAACAATAGCAAATGAAAAAAGATTAAAAATAATTTATGTTCTCGATAAACAGAGGATGTGTGTTTGCATGCTTGCAAAATTAACTAATTCCCCTTATTCAAAATGCTCATATCATATTTCAAAATTAAAGGAGGAAGGAATTGTAAAGGCAAAAAAATTGGAAATTTTACAATATATTCATTAA
- a CDS encoding cyclodeaminase/cyclohydrolase family protein — MKGMEEFLEELASASPAPGGGSASALGGAIACGLAEMVCNLTIGKKKYESVEEEMKARLYELKNMRKEFLLLVEEDANAFNEVIKAIREKKGIEEAYKKACEVPAKTAEKCFILMREIREIAEKGNKNSISDAGVAMLFANASFNSAILNVKINLSCIEDQIYKSEMRRKIDEMGREAEKLREATMEIVEKFINF, encoded by the coding sequence ATGAAGGGCATGGAAGAATTTCTTGAGGAACTGGCAAGTGCTTCTCCCGCTCCAGGAGGAGGCAGTGCGTCCGCGCTTGGTGGGGCAATTGCATGCGGGCTGGCGGAGATGGTCTGCAATCTTACCATAGGGAAAAAGAAGTATGAAAGCGTTGAGGAAGAAATGAAAGCGAGGCTTTATGAATTGAAAAACATGAGGAAGGAATTTCTCTTGCTTGTTGAGGAAGATGCAAATGCTTTCAATGAAGTCATTAAGGCAATAAGGGAAAAAAAGGGAATTGAGGAAGCATATAAGAAAGCTTGTGAGGTTCCAGCAAAAACCGCTGAGAAATGCTTCATTTTAATGAGGGAAATAAGGGAAATTGCGGAGAAAGGGAATAAAAATTCGATAAGTGATGCGGGAGTTGCGATGCTTTTTGCAAATGCCTCTTTTAATTCAGCAATCTTGAATGTAAAAATAAATCTTTCTTGCATTGAAGATCAAATTTACAAAAGTGAAATGAGGAGAAAAATTGATGAAATGGGAAGGGAAGCGGAGAAATTGAGAGAAGCTACAATGGAGATTGTGGAAAAATTTATAAATTTTTAA
- a CDS encoding peptidyl-tRNA hydrolase: MLKMVIVVNKIEMSPGKMAAQVAHAAVDCAIKAWKKDKKIVKKWIEEGQKKVVLEASEEEILNLQKKASKEKIFNSLIRDAGLTELKEGTLTALAIGPGEEEKIDKITGHLPLK; this comes from the coding sequence ATGTTAAAAATGGTCATAGTAGTGAATAAAATAGAAATGTCCCCAGGAAAGATGGCAGCGCAGGTGGCGCATGCAGCGGTTGATTGTGCAATAAAGGCATGGAAAAAAGATAAAAAAATTGTCAAGAAATGGATTGAAGAAGGGCAAAAAAAAGTTGTTCTTGAAGCAAGTGAGGAAGAAATTCTGAATTTGCAGAAAAAGGCAAGCAAGGAAAAAATTTTCAACTCCCTTATAAGAGATGCTGGCTTAACAGAGCTTAAAGAAGGAACCCTTACCGCACTTGCAATAGGGCCAGGTGAAGAAGAGAAAATAGATAAGATAACGGGGCATCTCCCATTAAAATGA
- a CDS encoding permease, which produces MIYEILMAGLDALAGYLSEHVLTCLIPAFFIAGAISAFISKESILRYFGSKTKKYISYPIASVSGAILAVCSCTILPIFSGIYRRGGGIGPAVAFLYSGPAINVLAIVFTARVLGFDIGIARAIFSIPHDFSDEREISSSHEYKGRKRWDKIFVFVALILILIMATFPASWYIKFPVIYLLTILISYALIFYYEKEEVKNWGYETWWLVKKIFPVLIVGVFLVGIIGGIASQYTGEKPDIAVGTLVKNYVGSNSIYSCFIASIIGALLYMPTLLEVPILNDLFGYSSGMIGSGPALSLLLSGPSVSLPSMVVLSRIIGVKKTFVYISLVVALSTLIGYIFGVIS; this is translated from the coding sequence ATGATTTATGAAATATTAATGGCTGGGTTAGATGCGTTAGCAGGTTATCTTTCTGAGCATGTATTGACTTGCCTAATTCCCGCTTTTTTCATTGCGGGTGCAATATCCGCATTCATATCAAAGGAAAGCATTTTAAGATATTTTGGTTCAAAAACAAAAAAGTATATTTCATACCCTATTGCATCTGTTTCAGGCGCTATATTAGCGGTTTGCAGTTGCACAATTTTGCCAATCTTCTCTGGCATATACAGGCGAGGCGGGGGAATCGGGCCCGCGGTGGCGTTTCTTTATTCGGGCCCCGCGATAAATGTGCTTGCGATAGTTTTTACTGCCAGAGTTCTTGGCTTTGATATAGGAATTGCCCGAGCAATTTTTTCGATTCCGCATGATTTTTCAGATGAAAGAGAGATAAGTAGTAGTCATGAGTATAAGGGAAGGAAAAGATGGGATAAAATTTTTGTCTTCGTGGCTCTTATTTTAATCTTGATCATGGCAACATTCCCCGCCAGTTGGTATATAAAATTTCCTGTAATATATTTGCTTACAATTTTAATTTCCTACGCTTTGATTTTTTATTATGAGAAGGAGGAGGTTAAAAACTGGGGATATGAGACATGGTGGCTTGTAAAAAAGATTTTTCCTGTTTTAATTGTGGGAGTATTTTTAGTCGGAATCATAGGAGGAATAGCTTCTCAATATACTGGAGAAAAGCCAGATATAGCGGTTGGCACGCTTGTTAAAAATTATGTGGGAAGCAATAGCATTTATAGCTGTTTTATTGCATCAATAATAGGAGCATTACTTTATATGCCAACACTCCTTGAAGTGCCTATTTTAAATGATTTATTTGGCTATAGCTCAGGAATGATTGGTTCTGGTCCCGCACTCTCTTTACTTCTTTCTGGTCCATCTGTAAGCTTGCCAAGTATGGTTGTTCTTTCAAGGATTATCGGGGTGAAGAAAACATTCGTTTATATTTCTCTTGTTGTTGCTTTATCTACTTTAATTGGATATATATTTGGGGTGATAAGTTGA
- a CDS encoding NAD(P)-binding protein — MRFDIAIIGAGATGNTIAWLLSKKGYKVAVYEKNKEIGNKVCGGLVSERVIKYCREAVVNEIKGAEIFLPNGKKIFIGGDKTYAYVIDRKKFDICLAEKAMSEGARYFLNCRKIEKKCERLIGADGARSNIARDFKGKINYINAVQGIANSEENGEYVRVYFGKFAPGFFGWVIPAGDELRIGMGTNEKGLRKKFEEFKSMVGYEVKNERYALIPYGIKKLAKEKCAIVGDAGGQVKATSGGGLYAGLLASEIIAKNFDDFFAYEREFMRAYGEELKGCLLLRKIFLKWHRYDALEEIEVRNADFDYHWKFAKNFLIKHPFKAFKIALKCLL; from the coding sequence ATGCGTTTTGATATTGCAATTATAGGAGCGGGAGCAACTGGAAACACGATTGCCTGGCTTCTTTCAAAAAAAGGATATAAGGTTGCGGTTTATGAAAAAAATAAGGAAATAGGAAATAAGGTTTGCGGGGGACTTGTCAGCGAGAGGGTAATAAAATATTGCAGGGAGGCGGTGGTAAATGAAATAAAGGGAGCGGAAATTTTTCTCCCAAATGGAAAGAAAATTTTTATTGGAGGAGATAAGACATATGCATATGTGATAGACAGGAAAAAATTTGATATTTGCCTTGCGGAAAAGGCGATGAGCGAAGGAGCAAGATATTTTTTGAATTGCAGAAAAATTGAGAAGAAATGCGAGCGCTTGATAGGGGCGGATGGAGCAAGGAGCAATATTGCAAGGGATTTCAAAGGAAAGATAAATTATATAAATGCGGTTCAGGGAATTGCAAATAGCGAAGAAAATGGAGAATATGTTAGGGTATATTTTGGAAAATTTGCTCCTGGCTTCTTTGGATGGGTAATTCCTGCTGGAGATGAGCTGAGGATTGGGATGGGAACAAATGAAAAAGGGCTGAGGAAAAAATTTGAGGAATTTAAATCAATGGTGGGATATGAGGTAAAAAATGAAAGATATGCTTTAATTCCATATGGAATAAAAAAGCTTGCAAAGGAAAAATGTGCAATAGTGGGGGATGCAGGAGGGCAGGTAAAGGCAACAAGCGGAGGTGGATTATATGCGGGATTGCTGGCTAGCGAGATAATTGCTAAAAATTTTGATGATTTCTTTGCATATGAAAGGGAATTTATGCGTGCATATGGAGAGGAGCTGAAAGGATGCTTATTGCTGAGAAAAATTTTTTTGAAATGGCATAGATATGATGCTCTTGAAGAAATAGAAGTAAGGAATGCGGATTTTGACTATCACTGGAAATTTGCGAAGAATTTTTTAATAAAACATCCTTTTAAAGCATTTAAGATTGCATTAAAATGCTTGCTCTAG
- a CDS encoding polyprenyl synthetase family protein has product MPEEIIDFERFFKDTQAEIRKEIERRFNDEDIRYSLLGGKLLRPVMLILSFKACNGKKEKYKKAIESAIGVELAHSASLIHDDIMDGDMERRGKPALHTIKGIGPAILIGHKMINEAFRISLEHGENNAKIFLDTWNETLNGQLKDIDFTSHIENLLMSGRPENLLEEYFKIIEMKTASLFAAACRAGAIEANSEEEVIMLMKEYGKEVGIAYQLADDLVDIVEGKKIEEGIIMPIVRMYGKNVDKRILENIKVEGKKLIEEMLSKRGKSIKGIYEEEINKHIKKAVELASSPMLEETIYKKLLKGAPFYIVNEMIKEIGMRIEWE; this is encoded by the coding sequence ATGCCGGAAGAAATCATTGACTTTGAGCGATTTTTCAAGGATACGCAAGCGGAAATAAGAAAGGAAATTGAGAGAAGGTTTAATGATGAAGATATAAGATATTCATTGCTCGGTGGAAAACTACTTCGTCCTGTAATGCTTATCTTATCATTTAAAGCATGCAATGGAAAAAAAGAAAAATATAAGAAAGCAATTGAAAGTGCTATAGGAGTTGAGCTTGCCCATTCCGCTTCCTTAATTCATGATGATATTATGGATGGTGATATGGAAAGGAGAGGAAAGCCCGCCCTTCATACAATTAAAGGAATAGGACCCGCAATACTTATAGGGCATAAAATGATAAATGAAGCATTCAGAATCTCTCTTGAGCATGGAGAAAACAATGCAAAAATATTTCTGGATACCTGGAATGAAACGCTAAACGGGCAACTAAAGGATATAGATTTTACTTCTCATATAGAAAATTTACTCATGAGCGGAAGGCCGGAAAATTTACTCGAAGAATATTTCAAAATAATAGAGATGAAGACCGCCTCCCTGTTTGCTGCCGCCTGCAGGGCGGGGGCAATAGAGGCAAACTCGGAGGAGGAAGTGATTATGCTCATGAAGGAGTATGGGAAAGAGGTTGGTATTGCTTATCAGCTTGCGGATGACTTGGTTGATATTGTTGAAGGGAAGAAGATAGAGGAAGGAATAATAATGCCGATAGTAAGAATGTATGGAAAGAATGTTGATAAAAGAATTCTGGAAAACATAAAGGTAGAGGGAAAAAAGCTTATAGAAGAAATGCTCAGCAAGAGGGGAAAGAGTATAAAGGGGATATATGAGGAAGAGATAAACAAGCACATCAAGAAAGCGGTTGAGCTCGCATCCTCTCCTATGCTTGAAGAAACAATTTATAAGAAATTACTCAAGGGGGCGCCATTTTATATTGTAAATGAAATGATAAAAGAAATCGGGATGAGGATAGAATGGGAATAG
- a CDS encoding thioredoxin family protein gives MLKLLEKRVKEAVEEIKREDIEIVKIEDIGEITARGVMATPAIAIDGEIKIMGRVAGKDEIKEMIEKDLKNKL, from the coding sequence ATGCTAAAATTGCTTGAAAAAAGAGTTAAAGAAGCGGTGGAGGAAATTAAAAGAGAAGACATAGAAATTGTGAAAATAGAAGATATAGGGGAAATAACAGCCCGCGGAGTAATGGCAACGCCTGCAATAGCAATAGATGGAGAAATAAAAATAATGGGAAGAGTAGCTGGCAAGGATGAAATAAAGGAAATGATTGAAAAAGATTTGAAAAATAAATTATAG
- a CDS encoding geranylgeranylglyceryl/heptaprenylglyceryl phosphate synthase translates to MIEKMRKAKMHFSLIDPDKQSAEEAGEMAKICEEYGSDAIMVGGSTAKREEIRRCVEEIKKGCDLPVIIFPNSANSIVENADYIFFMEFLNSLVYEHVRGEQLKGGVIVKKIGIKPIPMGYMVISTSAKPTTVETKTMLDRIGENDYEKAIRYAAYAECMGMDCIYLDAGSGAEKPVPDEMIREIRKVVSIPIIVGGGIKNSEQARRKIEAGANVIVTGSIVEEKIEGIKDIIKAIKSASTP, encoded by the coding sequence ATGATTGAAAAAATGAGGAAAGCAAAAATGCATTTCTCCCTTATAGATCCTGATAAGCAGAGTGCGGAGGAAGCGGGTGAGATGGCAAAAATTTGTGAAGAATATGGTAGCGATGCAATAATGGTTGGTGGATCAACCGCAAAAAGAGAGGAGATAAGGAGATGTGTTGAAGAAATAAAGAAAGGATGTGATTTGCCGGTTATAATATTTCCGAATTCAGCAAATAGTATTGTTGAAAATGCGGATTATATTTTCTTCATGGAATTTCTCAATTCATTGGTATATGAGCATGTAAGGGGAGAGCAACTCAAAGGAGGGGTGATAGTTAAAAAAATTGGGATAAAGCCAATTCCTATGGGGTATATGGTTATAAGCACAAGCGCTAAGCCAACAACAGTTGAAACAAAAACAATGCTGGATAGAATAGGTGAGAATGACTATGAAAAGGCAATAAGGTATGCAGCATATGCGGAATGCATGGGTATGGATTGCATATATCTTGATGCTGGCTCAGGTGCGGAGAAACCTGTTCCAGATGAAATGATAAGAGAAATAAGGAAAGTTGTGAGCATTCCTATAATAGTGGGAGGGGGAATAAAAAATTCAGAGCAGGCAAGAAGAAAAATAGAAGCGGGAGCAAATGTAATTGTAACTGGCTCAATTGTTGAAGAAAAAATTGAAGGAATTAAGGATATAATAAAGGCGATAAAGTCAGCATCTACCCCTTGA